From a single Capsicum annuum cultivar UCD-10X-F1 chromosome 12, UCD10Xv1.1, whole genome shotgun sequence genomic region:
- the LOC107851240 gene encoding ras-related protein Rab11D, with the protein MASGGGYGDASQKIDYVFKVVLIGDSAVGKSQMLARFARNEFSLDSKATIGVEFQTRTLVIQHKSVKAQIWDTAGQERYRAVTSAYYRGAVGALLVYDITKRQTFDHIPRWLEELRSHADKNIVIMLIGNKTDLEDQRAVPTEDAKEFAQKEGLFFLETSALEARNVEDAFLTVLTEIFNIVNKKNLAAGDDQSNGNPASLTGKKILVPGPAQIIPEKKACCRS; encoded by the exons atggcaaGTGGGGGTGGTTATGGAGATGCAAGTCAGAAAATAGACTATGTTTTTAAGGTTGTTTTGATAGGTGATTCAGCTGTAGGGAAGTCACAAATGCTAGCTCGTTTTGCAAGAAATGAGTTTAGTCTTGATTCTAAAGCAACTATTGGTGTTGAATTCCAGACAAGAACACTTGTAATTCAACATAAGTCTGTTAAAGCTCAGATCTGGGATACTGCTGGTCAAGAAAG ATATAGAGCTGTCACGAGCGCGTACTACAGGGGAGCAGTTGGAGCGCTGTTGGTTTACGACATAACAAAACGTCAAACCTTTGATCACATCCCACGTTGGCTTGAAGAGTTACGTTCGCATGCTGACAAGAACATCGTGATTATGCTGATCGGAAACAAAACCGATCTTGAAGATCAACGAGCTGTTCCTACCGAGGATGCTAAAGAATTTGCACAGAAAGAAGGATTGTTCTTCTTGGAGACATCTGCGCTGGAGGCTAGAAACGTCGAGGACGCCTTCTTAACTGTTTTGACAGAGATCTTCAACATTGTGAACAAGAAGAATCTCGCCGCGGGTGATGATCAATCAAATGGTAATCCTGCTTCTTTAACTGGAAAGAAAATTCTTGTACCTGGTCCTGCACAAATTATCCCAGAAAAGAAGGCATGTTGTAGATCTTGA
- the LOC107850803 gene encoding RNA cytosine C(5)-methyltransferase NSUN2 isoform X1, whose product MGGRGRSRTQRKHFRHNRENVWKRSKHDDAEQTDSVVTTNDVSNKEQQPSKKHWEPFATQNLAFDEYYKEQGIVPTEEWDTFIGSLRTPLPAAFRINSSTQCYEDIRTKLENDFMKSIQAEGVDGSEIEGIKPLPWYPENLAWQSNFSRNQLRKNQVLERFHEFLKLQNEIGNITRQEAVSMVPPLFLDVRPDHFALDMCAAPGSKTFQLLEMIHHLAEPGTLPSGMVLANDVDVQRCNLLIHQTKRMSTANLIVTNHEAQHFPSCRLDRNCANGSETQKVSELDINQLQFDRVLCDVPCSGDGTLRKAPDIWRKWNAGNGNGLHGLQIQIAMRGLSLLKVGGRMVYSTCSMNPIENEAVVAEVLRRCGVSVELVDVSSELPQLVRRPGLKKWKVRDKGAWWTSYKDVPECRRNAIVPGMFPSGNTYVDASEKNDDATRDQLSDSGNNGNGIAALENPTTAATISDEEVSTLPLERCMRIVPHDQNSGAFFISVFQKLSPLPAAAFQQKKPVSSRGKSSSSDVKVKEDVNVEDVKPLDSVGSQEATMDDADIQAESVTTKVKEDENTEDVKPVDSVGSQDATMDDADIQAESVTTKVKEDENTEDVKPVDSVGSQDATMDDAGNGTDETALNTEPSDILEKADKEETQPSTDIRAEPETALNTEPSGILEKADKEETQPSTDLRAEPETARGKRKLQMQGKWRGVDPVIFYKEEAVVGKIKDFYGIKESFLFEGHLITRNSDMNHVKRIYYVSKSVKEVLHLNFLAGQQLKIASVGLKMFERQTSKDGASAPCIFRISSEGLPLMLPHITKQILYAFPADFKHLLQYKSIKFGDFVDAEFGEKASQLLMGCCVVVLNKENKTLSEAQADPSTIAIGCWRGRANISVMVTALDCQELLERMSMSVAEETKASSPEIKPSTNKADEIVELVDDEAKENIEQP is encoded by the exons atgggtgGAAGAGGAAGGTCAAGGACTCAAAGAAAACACTTTAGACACAACAGAGAAAATGTATGGAAAAGAAGCAAACACGATGATGCTGAGCAGACAGACAGTGTTGTTACTACTAATGATGTCAGCAACAAAGAGCAACAACCTAGTAAGAAACATTGGGAACCTTTTGCCACTCAAAATCTTGCCTTTGATGAGTATTACAAG GAGCAAGGAATAGTGCCAACGGAAGAGTGGGATACTTTTATTGGGTCTCTCAGAACTCCTTTGCCTGCTGCATTCAGGATCAACTCCAG TACCCAGTGCTATGAGGATATTCGGACCAAGTTGGAGAACGATTTTATGAAATCTATTCAGGCAGAG GGTGTAGATGGGAGTGAGATCGAGGGAATAAAACCATTACCTTGGTATCCAGAGAATCTTGCTTGGCAGTCTAATTTTTCACGTAACCAGCTGAGGAAAAACCAAGTACTTGAGAG GTTCCATGAGTTCTTGAAGCTACAAAATGAAATTGGAAACATTACGAGACAGGAGGCTGTTAGCATG GTTCCTCCGCTGTTCCTGGATGTACGCCCGGATCATTTTGCTCTTGACA TGTGCGCAGCTCCCGGTTCGAAAACATTTCAGTTGCTTGAGATGATACACCACTTGGCTGAACCTGGGACATTACCTAGTGGAATG GTCTTAGCTAATGATGTTGATGTCCAAAGGTGTAACCTTCTTATTCATCAAACAAAGAGAATGTCTACTGCCAACTTGATCGTCACAAACCATGAAGCGCAGCACTTCCCAAGCTGTCGTTTAGATAGAAATTGTGCAAATGGTTCTGAGACACAAAAAGTGAGTGAATTAGATATTAATCAACTTCAGTTTGATCGTGTCTTGTGTGATGTTCCATGCAGTGGTGATGGCACTCTGCGGAAGGCTCCGGATATATGGAGGAAATG GAATGCTGGAAATGGTAATGGTCTCCATGGGCTACAGATTCAGATAGCAATGCGAG GATTGTCTTTGCTTAAAGTAGGTGGAAGGATGGTTTATTCAACTTGCTCGATGAATCCCATTGAGAATGAGGCAGTGGTTGCTGAG GTTTTGCGGAGATGTGGGGTGTCCGTTGAACTCGTTGATGTGTCCAGTGAGCTTCCTCAGCTTGTTCGCAGACCAGGTCTTAAAAAATGGAAG GTTCGAGATAAAGGAGCGTGGTGGACTTCTTACAAAGATGTTCCTGAGTGCCGTAGAAATGCAATTGTTCCAGGGATGTTCCCCTCCGGCAACACCTATGTGGATGCATCTGAGAAGAATGATGATGCAACTAGAGACCAATTGTCTGATAGTGGAAATAATGGTAATGGCATCGCGGCGTTGGAGAATCCTACAACTGCAGCTACAATCTCAGATGAGGAAGTTTCTACTCTGCCGCTGGAACGCTGTATGAGGATAGTGCCTCATGATCAGAATAGTGGAGCCTTCTTTATTTCTGTCTTTCAAAAGCTCTCTCCTTTGCCGG CTGCAGCCTTTCAGCAGAAGAAACCTGTGTCTTCGCGAGGGAAGTCGAGTTCCAGTGATGTTAAGGTCAAAGAAGATGTGAATGTTGAGGATGTCAAGCCATTGGATTCTGTTGGCAGCCAAGAAGCAACCATGGATGATGCTGATATTCAAGCTGAAAGTGTAACAACTAAGGTCAAAGAAGATGAAAACACCGAGGATGTTAAACCAGTGGATTCTGTTGGTAGCCAAGATGCGACTATGGATGATGCTGATATTCAAGCTGAAAGTGTGACAACTAAGGTCAAAGAAGATGAAAACACCGAGGATGTAAAGCCAGTGGATTCTGTTGGTAGCCAAGATGCAACTATGGATGATGCTGGCAATGGAACAGATGAGACTGCTTTGAATACTGAGCCCAGTGATATATTGGAGAAAGCCGATAAAGAGGAAACTCAACCTTCAACTGATATAAGAGCTGAGCCCGAGACTGCTTTGAATACTGAGCCCAGTGGTATATTGGAGAAAGCTGATAAAGAGGAAACTCAACCTTCAACTGATTTAAGAGCTGAGCCCGAGactgctagaggcaaaagaaaattacaaatgCAAGGCAAGTGGAGAGGGGTTGACCCGGTTATATTTTACAAGGAGGAGGCTGTTGTGGGTAAGATAAAGGATTTCTACGGTATCAAGGAATCCTTTCTATTCGAAGGACATTTGATTACAAGGAATAGCGACATGAACCATGTGAAGAGAATTTATTATGTGTCAAAGTCTGTGAAGGAAGTTCTGCATCTCAATTTTCTAGCTGGTCAGCAGCTTAAAATAGCTTCAGTTGGGCTCAAGATGTTT GAGCGCCAAACATCAAAAGACGGTGCATCTGCACCATGTATATTCCGCATATCATCTGAAGGATTGCCATTAATGTTGCCACATATAACCAAACAAATATTATACGCATTTCCTGCAGACTTCAAGCATCTTTTGCAGTACAAGAGCATTAAATTTGGTGATTTCGTGGATGCTGAATTTGGTGAAAAGGCGTCACAGCTGTTGATGGGTTGTTGTGTCGTCGTTCTGAACAAAG AAAATAAGACGCTGTCGGAAGCTCAAGCAGATCCATCAACTATTGCTATAGGATGCTGGAGAGGCAGGGCTAATATCTCAGTAATGGTTACCGCTCTTGATTGCCAAGAACTTCTTGAAAGGATGTCAATGAGTGTGGCGGAGGAAACAAAAGCATCCTCGCCAGAAATCAAGCCATCAACTAACAAAGCAGATGAAATTGTTGAACTAGTTGATGATGAAGCTAAAGAAAACATAGAACAACCATGA
- the LOC107850803 gene encoding uncharacterized protein LOC107850803 isoform X2 produces the protein MKSIQAEGVDGSEIEGIKPLPWYPENLAWQSNFSRNQLRKNQVLERFHEFLKLQNEIGNITRQEAVSMVPPLFLDVRPDHFALDMCAAPGSKTFQLLEMIHHLAEPGTLPSGMVLANDVDVQRCNLLIHQTKRMSTANLIVTNHEAQHFPSCRLDRNCANGSETQKVSELDINQLQFDRVLCDVPCSGDGTLRKAPDIWRKWNAGNGNGLHGLQIQIAMRGLSLLKVGGRMVYSTCSMNPIENEAVVAEVLRRCGVSVELVDVSSELPQLVRRPGLKKWKVRDKGAWWTSYKDVPECRRNAIVPGMFPSGNTYVDASEKNDDATRDQLSDSGNNGNGIAALENPTTAATISDEEVSTLPLERCMRIVPHDQNSGAFFISVFQKLSPLPAAAFQQKKPVSSRGKSSSSDVKVKEDVNVEDVKPLDSVGSQEATMDDADIQAESVTTKVKEDENTEDVKPVDSVGSQDATMDDADIQAESVTTKVKEDENTEDVKPVDSVGSQDATMDDAGNGTDETALNTEPSDILEKADKEETQPSTDIRAEPETALNTEPSGILEKADKEETQPSTDLRAEPETARGKRKLQMQGKWRGVDPVIFYKEEAVVGKIKDFYGIKESFLFEGHLITRNSDMNHVKRIYYVSKSVKEVLHLNFLAGQQLKIASVGLKMFERQTSKDGASAPCIFRISSEGLPLMLPHITKQILYAFPADFKHLLQYKSIKFGDFVDAEFGEKASQLLMGCCVVVLNKENKTLSEAQADPSTIAIGCWRGRANISVMVTALDCQELLERMSMSVAEETKASSPEIKPSTNKADEIVELVDDEAKENIEQP, from the exons ATGAAATCTATTCAGGCAGAG GGTGTAGATGGGAGTGAGATCGAGGGAATAAAACCATTACCTTGGTATCCAGAGAATCTTGCTTGGCAGTCTAATTTTTCACGTAACCAGCTGAGGAAAAACCAAGTACTTGAGAG GTTCCATGAGTTCTTGAAGCTACAAAATGAAATTGGAAACATTACGAGACAGGAGGCTGTTAGCATG GTTCCTCCGCTGTTCCTGGATGTACGCCCGGATCATTTTGCTCTTGACA TGTGCGCAGCTCCCGGTTCGAAAACATTTCAGTTGCTTGAGATGATACACCACTTGGCTGAACCTGGGACATTACCTAGTGGAATG GTCTTAGCTAATGATGTTGATGTCCAAAGGTGTAACCTTCTTATTCATCAAACAAAGAGAATGTCTACTGCCAACTTGATCGTCACAAACCATGAAGCGCAGCACTTCCCAAGCTGTCGTTTAGATAGAAATTGTGCAAATGGTTCTGAGACACAAAAAGTGAGTGAATTAGATATTAATCAACTTCAGTTTGATCGTGTCTTGTGTGATGTTCCATGCAGTGGTGATGGCACTCTGCGGAAGGCTCCGGATATATGGAGGAAATG GAATGCTGGAAATGGTAATGGTCTCCATGGGCTACAGATTCAGATAGCAATGCGAG GATTGTCTTTGCTTAAAGTAGGTGGAAGGATGGTTTATTCAACTTGCTCGATGAATCCCATTGAGAATGAGGCAGTGGTTGCTGAG GTTTTGCGGAGATGTGGGGTGTCCGTTGAACTCGTTGATGTGTCCAGTGAGCTTCCTCAGCTTGTTCGCAGACCAGGTCTTAAAAAATGGAAG GTTCGAGATAAAGGAGCGTGGTGGACTTCTTACAAAGATGTTCCTGAGTGCCGTAGAAATGCAATTGTTCCAGGGATGTTCCCCTCCGGCAACACCTATGTGGATGCATCTGAGAAGAATGATGATGCAACTAGAGACCAATTGTCTGATAGTGGAAATAATGGTAATGGCATCGCGGCGTTGGAGAATCCTACAACTGCAGCTACAATCTCAGATGAGGAAGTTTCTACTCTGCCGCTGGAACGCTGTATGAGGATAGTGCCTCATGATCAGAATAGTGGAGCCTTCTTTATTTCTGTCTTTCAAAAGCTCTCTCCTTTGCCGG CTGCAGCCTTTCAGCAGAAGAAACCTGTGTCTTCGCGAGGGAAGTCGAGTTCCAGTGATGTTAAGGTCAAAGAAGATGTGAATGTTGAGGATGTCAAGCCATTGGATTCTGTTGGCAGCCAAGAAGCAACCATGGATGATGCTGATATTCAAGCTGAAAGTGTAACAACTAAGGTCAAAGAAGATGAAAACACCGAGGATGTTAAACCAGTGGATTCTGTTGGTAGCCAAGATGCGACTATGGATGATGCTGATATTCAAGCTGAAAGTGTGACAACTAAGGTCAAAGAAGATGAAAACACCGAGGATGTAAAGCCAGTGGATTCTGTTGGTAGCCAAGATGCAACTATGGATGATGCTGGCAATGGAACAGATGAGACTGCTTTGAATACTGAGCCCAGTGATATATTGGAGAAAGCCGATAAAGAGGAAACTCAACCTTCAACTGATATAAGAGCTGAGCCCGAGACTGCTTTGAATACTGAGCCCAGTGGTATATTGGAGAAAGCTGATAAAGAGGAAACTCAACCTTCAACTGATTTAAGAGCTGAGCCCGAGactgctagaggcaaaagaaaattacaaatgCAAGGCAAGTGGAGAGGGGTTGACCCGGTTATATTTTACAAGGAGGAGGCTGTTGTGGGTAAGATAAAGGATTTCTACGGTATCAAGGAATCCTTTCTATTCGAAGGACATTTGATTACAAGGAATAGCGACATGAACCATGTGAAGAGAATTTATTATGTGTCAAAGTCTGTGAAGGAAGTTCTGCATCTCAATTTTCTAGCTGGTCAGCAGCTTAAAATAGCTTCAGTTGGGCTCAAGATGTTT GAGCGCCAAACATCAAAAGACGGTGCATCTGCACCATGTATATTCCGCATATCATCTGAAGGATTGCCATTAATGTTGCCACATATAACCAAACAAATATTATACGCATTTCCTGCAGACTTCAAGCATCTTTTGCAGTACAAGAGCATTAAATTTGGTGATTTCGTGGATGCTGAATTTGGTGAAAAGGCGTCACAGCTGTTGATGGGTTGTTGTGTCGTCGTTCTGAACAAAG AAAATAAGACGCTGTCGGAAGCTCAAGCAGATCCATCAACTATTGCTATAGGATGCTGGAGAGGCAGGGCTAATATCTCAGTAATGGTTACCGCTCTTGATTGCCAAGAACTTCTTGAAAGGATGTCAATGAGTGTGGCGGAGGAAACAAAAGCATCCTCGCCAGAAATCAAGCCATCAACTAACAAAGCAGATGAAATTGTTGAACTAGTTGATGATGAAGCTAAAGAAAACATAGAACAACCATGA
- the LOC107851630 gene encoding peroxidase 17 → MAFYLWFFFLILQILNHSAICTTLKTNFYSETCPKAEVIVKEVMKKAMRKEARSIASVMRLQFHDCFVNGCDASLLLDDTPNMLGEKLALSNIDSLRSYDVVDEVKEALEKACPGVVSCADLLVIAARDAVVLSGGPYWEVKLGRLDSLTASQEDSNKIMPSPRSNATYLIDLFSRFNLSVQDLVALSGSHSIGKGRCFSIVFRLYNQSGSGRPDPAIEPSFREKLDKLCPLGGDGNVTGDLDATPEIFDNQYFKDLVNGRGFLNSDQTLFTYPITREYVRVFSINQESFFKAFAQGMIKMGDLQSGRPGEIRRNCRVVNSHRPRVEVLFETSKRKE, encoded by the exons ATGGCCTTTTACCTTTGGTTCTTCTTCTTGATCCTACAAATTTTGAATCATTCAGCCATTTGTACAACATTAAAAACAAATTTTTACTCTGAAACATGCCCCAAAGCTGAAGTGATAGTGAAAGAAGTCATGAAAAAAGCTATGAGAAAAGAAGCAAGAAGCATAGCATCAGTCATGAGATTGCAATTTCATGATTGTTTTGTTAAT gGATGtgatgcttctttgttgttggaTGATACTCCAAACATGCTTGGTGAAAAACTAGCTTTGTCTAACATAGATTCATTGAGGTcttatgatgttgttgatgaaGTTAAAGAAGCATTGGAGAAAGCTTGTCCTGGTGTTGTTTCTTGTGCTGATCTTTTAGTCATTGCTGCTAGAGATGCTGTTGTTCTG AGTGGAGGTCCATATTGGGAAGTGAAGTTAGGAAGGCTAGATAGTTTAACAGCAAGCCAAGAAGATTCAAACAAAATCATGCCAAGTCCAAGATCAAATGCAACATATCTCATTGATCTCTTTAGTAGATTCAATCTTTCTGTCCAAGATCTTGTAGCACTTTCTGGCTCACATTCCATTGGCAAAGGAAGGTGTTTTTCTATTGTCTTTAGGCTGTACAATCAGTCCGGCTCGGGGCGTCCTGACCCTGCCATTGAGCCATCATTCAGAGAGAAGTTGGACAAACTTTGTCCACTTGGTGGAGATGGTAATGTAACAGGTGATTTGGATGCAACACCTGAGATATTTGACAATCAATACTTCAAAGACTTGGTGAATGGAAGAGGCTTCTTGAATTCAGATCAAACGCTCTTCACTTACCCTATAACAAGGGAATATGTTAGAGTGTTCAGTATAAATCAAGAAAGTTTCTTTAAGGCGTTTGCTCAAGGCATGATCAAGATGGGCGACTTGCAGTCTGGTCGACCTGGTGAGATCAGACGTAATTGTAGGGTGGTTAATAGCCACCGGCCTCGCGTTGAAGTCTTGTTTGAGACttcaaagagaaaagagtga